The Cydia amplana chromosome 1, ilCydAmpl1.1, whole genome shotgun sequence DNA segment CTTTCGGGGCTGCAATGTACCTGAAACATTTTTCGGTATGATTACTGAAAACACAGATCAGGAACTGCATTcgcaataaataaatcattctcAATTTGATATCACGTCACACGTAACGCTTTTAGTTTGCACACTGCGAATGATGtcgaaataaaatcaatatgtGAAGATTGCACGCCGCACCTGGCTGTGTACCAATGGCGTTTGATTTCCACCGGTTTGCTTATTTCGGCCGACGATTTGGCATTGTTCCTACAAGCTTCTATAAAATAGGCTTCGgtttgtacatatttgtataacGTCTTCTACTGTGTTCTAATTCTCAAATTTCTTGTTGCTTGCGTAAGTGCGGGTAATATGAGTTTATAGAGTCAGTAACAATAACCACTATTGTCGGACTGCCCAACGTCAATCAGCGATGAAGACCGTTTTAAGGATGAGAGACGTTTTTGTGCCTTTAATGAAACCAATAAAATCAAAAACACCACGGCCccggccccacgttgggcgccaaatGTAAAAATGGCGCTTGAGTTTTAACATCAAGGGCTTTATTTATAAACGCGCTGCAAGCTTCAATTAACTATTCGTTTATCTTAATCTGTCATTTAaagttatgtatttgtaagaaaggtaTAAACCGAATGAACTTTTAGACCGACAGTAATCTGTTTCCCTCTGTCTGTTTTAGTCGACATTTAAAAACCTTCAGTTGAAAATTTCgcttgttattttttatatcattttatgTTATACCTTTAAAACAAGCGATTTGCTCTATAGACCTAGATAAAATGTACACTAATATTAAATTTGAAACGGGTTTTCCTGATACCTCCAAGGACTTTTTTGGTAACACCAGAGACGTTAAAAGTGTCGGTCTAGAAGTTGATTCGCCCCCTTACATATATTATGCTGatgtgttttattgtattttaaaataatttatcaataacgtATAATAAAATATCGGGAGGGTAAAATACCCGCTTGTTAGTGCTAGACTTAAACCACGGCTGGTTCTGAAAATCTGAAAAGGCATTTATGGAAGTACTTACTCGAGCAGCAAAACCAAAGAAGCACATTGTTCCAGAAAAGAAAGCCAAGTGAATTATGAAGATGGCACCAAACGCGTTGCTGAGCTCAAACATCAACCTGTCACAATAATTATCATCAAAAATAATTCTAACGAATATCATCAATTTCATGCCATATGCGTATGAAAAAGACAGGTTATTTTGTATGGATccatatacattatttaaagcTTTACTGCACATCAAAAGGTACAAAAGACTAACTTACTTTACTGCCTCACGGCATTAATTTATTGCATAACTTAACTGGACAAATCTCTGTTACAATTTGTCCCTTTTTCTAACACAGGTGTCAAAAAGACGGATAGGGATAAAAGATTATCcagggcttattaaattagatttgacagacgtttatgaataacgctttTAGAAACCAGGGGGCAGAGGGAGGAGTGTGTACTAAGCGCAAAATCGCTGGGTGTGAGCAGAGCTACCCTTCGATCCTTTCGAGCTCGTGCGTAGTCAATACTCGTGcattaaatctaatacctttgaacgagcaatgtttgtttatttatttatttattcatttatatatatatttcggcgatctcggaaacggctctaacgatttcgatgaaatttggtatatgggggttttcgggggcgaaaaatcgatctagctaggtcttatctttgggaaaacgcTGGTTATTGAGTTTTTagctcagtctcccagatatttatactttataagtaacGGTTGGATTGTTTTTTTACCTCAAGCATGAAACATCAACCAAACTGACCAGCGTCCATGATCGTTATGCGACTACTTCACGAAATACGAATTTCAACTCAACATCCGAATAATGAGGTCGCGAGTGTTGACATCGTGTGTCAGGTGTGAGGTAGTCGCATCCGCCGGCTAACGGACTAATTAAATAGGGCTATATAAGTTCTTAGGTACATAAAGTCCTCTCGACATCGGTAAATTAGTATCAGCTATAGTAAATCAGTGTCTTTCCCAAATCTGAAGGTCATATATTTGCTTAAtcagatttattaaaaattattgaatttaattatacaaatatgtaaatatgtttgACGCGAATTACTTTTTGATCGTGATTTACACGAAAACGCAACAATACATGTATGTGTTGTGTCTTCAACTTACGTGATAAACAATTGGCGATTGACACATTCGACAATTGTTGCCATTTAAAAAGTtttgaataagtacctacgtcTCAGTGCCAGCTTTCATTAGCCcgaatttgtgacgttatcaatgaaaagggaccttattgtcgatggcgcttacgccattattaacgatgctccgatataaatacaatgccgcgcgaaggtcccttttcatagataatgccccatatatgaaTGTAAATGGGGCAATGTGTTTGGAATATTGCTTACTTCAGTAAATCTTGGTGATGCGGGATGAGTTTTTTCAGCGTGTTCTCGGCCTGTTTCACGCTTCCTTCATGCACGTGCCTGAGGTCGTCTTGCAGCATCACGAACATCAGGCGGAGGTGGTGCATAGCGGCGTTCATAAATAGCAGGTCGAAACAAACTAGGTAGCCTACATCCTGTactgtattaaaattattattaatattgagaatatcagagtacctatattataaataGCAGCAAGTTACATTCTGTGATTTCAGTCTACGATTTAACGGAGAGTGCATAATGGGTAATTGTCTCGGCCAGACTTTCACCACATGAGTTCCATGTCAGACTCACTGCTGTGCATGTGACggtaactataataataattatgtgtgTTTCGTGGACGGGAACTACGCACGatatttaaacatttaattCCAAATGCGAGGGATTTATCTATCactacttattatttttataatattataaatgcaaacgtgactatcagtctgtctgtctgttacttcaTCACGCTTAAGCCGCTGAACCATTTTAGATGATATTTATACCTATGGAGAAAATTTGAATTCTAGGAAAGGATATAGGATAGcttttatcaattatttatcaATTATATATAccctaatctaacctaactaaacttactttttttcaatttacaAGAAACTTTTGTAAACGTTTTTATATTTTCTAACACCTAAGTAAGCTGTATTTGAAAAATTCAGAATCAAGACAGATTGTTGGGTAATTCCGAAAAGTCATCCATATTTCCCTTACATTAGTCCATTTTCGGAACTACTCGACATTGGGAAGTGAATCACAATTATTCGAATAATTCAAATACGAGGGTTGGTCCAAAAGTTGTTAGCTCTACTAATGCGATTTGAATACTATTGCGAGGgatattttagtacctagttATTGAGGtggtgtaaaatattttttttaggatatgtttagattttttaaatatttgttttacttCGACGTGTTGAACCAACAGTCATGATGATCAGTTTTTGAGACTCGACAGAGAGAGAGCACACAATAcatactattattttatatacagtaTTTGTTTAATACTTTCGGTCCAACCCTCGTATTGTAACAATTCAAGAATAGAGATAGAACTTTCATCTCTCTCAAACAGAACTGATTACAAAAAGTTGGCTAGTTTAGCAGACTTTCGCTGCGAGAATTTGCTAGAAGTTCAAAAATAAATCCTTAGAGTACTTACAGATTTTTGAATCGGCCAAATACACGAGGCTGTACAGTAAAAACTTGTCATCGTATTTAAACGGCATCTTCACATAGAATGGCGTCACGAAAGTCACACTATCTTTTAAGATGAGATGTTTCACTGCTATATACGCTAAACGCGGCAATAGGTACAGAAACAAGTAGATATTTAGTGCTTTGTAGAATACTGTAAAGAAATGAATTGTATTAGATAGTGTAATCATTGTTCACACTGGGAACTTAAGACCACAGACGACCCATGTAAATGGGAAGGAGCCAGGCAAAAGAGAGAAAATCATTGTTCACACTGCTGACAATTTGTAAACTTTACTGAAAACCCAAGGTGAGCTGCCTTCCACTGAGGCAGGTATGAGCAGAGATGAGAGGAGGCgtgcagtacggatatgatggtcgttcttgtctacgtgacagcgtctCCGTCATCTACCCCGCTGTTAAAAAGTGactgttattttatcacgtggataaagtcATCCATAATACGAGTACGCCTGCAGGAaacaaccaatagcattggttgtaattAGTGATCGTTAGTCGTTTTTTTCGTAGCAAAGGGTATGGTTGGCagaaaaaacaaatacatttgAATATTCACTTTTGTTcttaactataaaataacacagGATTACACCTCTAGATATAACTCTTTACGGTACAAAACCTTTTCCGccctaatatatttttaaaacaatgtacgtcaaatgacattaaatgtcataaaaatacaactatAGTTGCGTGCAATATTTTAGAGCCTTATAGCCTTAGAGCCTTTTAGATTCCTGTGACTTCCGTTAACGTAGAAAGGTCATTTAGCTATTTATAATGGATTTTTTCCAATCAACATGAACAACTGACAGCTAAATATGTTGAGCAAATTTTAGTCGTTTAATTCAGTAATAATTTGgataagtgattataaatatgtatataaatctcataatttgtgaaatatataatgtttaaaatactTGCGTATTTGTTTTTTGTCAACCATACTTTGCTCCCAATACAGCACGTTGATAACGTTCACTAGTTGTCCACATCTCTTCTCCGCTCCGCTGTAATTTTGATTTCCCCGGTAGACCCTCTATACTCATACGTTCATGAGTGCGAGAGTACCTATGCAGCGCTGTCAGCGCAACCAGGAAATACTTCAATAAACAGAAATAGGGGCTTGCTATTagcttgttttatttttgttgcgGAAAATAATAATCAAAAAGCTCATTCAAACATCGCCACTGTAATTCCTGAACAATAACTAATTAGAAACGACATGACGAAGGCGTGTCGTGTAAGAAACGGAATGCTTATTAGTGAGGTGCCTTTCCCGGGAATATTGCTCGCTCAAAGATATATTGGGGGACTTAAATTTTTCCTACTGCCGCACGCGCGCACGCCGTCTGTGTATTTTCGGGCACCTTACCATGTATTGgatttatttgtaagtaagtacttatttacaaCTTAGATAATcaaactattttattaaatatttttgatttgtgtttttaagtaggcagtcacactactatactatatttaaattgtaaactgaaacagatgtcataatactaaagaaaaagtaacGGTGCCTTCAACGACGACTAGTCTAACTACTATTTCAAAAATTGCATATATTCGAGAAATTCGGACGGACGGGGATTAACCGTGTAGTCGGGTAGCCTAAAGGTCCAAGGCGTTAGGCACGTAAGCTGAACACGCCGGTTAGAATCCGGCCTCCGCCTCTGGCATACCTGTTCGTCCTTTTACTTCGGATTTTACTGCACAAatagtttaaaatatataacggcgttttcattaaaaaatcgTTACAATTCAAACGGTGTTAAAATGTTCCCTTCTTTTGGGAAATCTTCCATATGCATCGAACGAGGGTTCCAGGAATGTTTACTCCCCACATCCCTAGTTCCAACCCCCCATTTCTAGGAGATCGCTCGCCCTCCGGAGATCTTCATATAAATGGGAAACGTTACGTCGTCGAATCATGGAGTCAATCAATCGCGCCGCCCGCGTGTGAAGCGGCAAATCGAAAAATCTTCAAAATGTCTCCAATTCATTCAACGGTGTCGGGAGGCGACGAAATAATCTTACGTACTCGTAGTATGTGCATTGCGATGAACATGATACCAATATACGATTCAATTCAATTATGAAAAGATCGCATATATTTACGTTAAAAATAGTGTATAGGTAATTGAcctttaaattaatattgtgAAGAATGGacacaatttattaattttaacacTGCCTTTCTACTTTTATTTTCGAAATTAATTTAGATAAGGTAAAGTAAATATTACGTACGTTaatttaggtatattaattaAGATAAGGTTAAGTAAATGTTACGTAttaaatagtactaggtaccatCATTATTAGTTTCTGGAAAACGTTACAGATTGGAAGGCTAAAGTAACAGTGTtgccgaaaaaaaaaattttatacTCGTaactccattttttttaatgatgttTTGACACTTTTAGATAGTACTATTCTGAACGCATCTAACGGCAAATCTTTTAAATACCAAAAATAAACCATTTacgtttaaaaagaaaaataggaAACCTCGCAACTCCCGACCGCAATTTTGTAAAAAGAATACCTCGAATCTCCACCCCGCCACTCCCTTCAGTACAGTTTGCgatggcgttttttttttataattacctacGTTTTGACACTTTTTGATAGTACTATTCTGAACGGATCTAACGGCAAAACTCTTAAATAGGTACCAAAAAGAAACCGTTTACGTTTAATAAGCAAAATAGAAAACCTCGCAACTCCCGTCTCGATCGCCATTTTGTAAAAGGAATAACTCTTATCTCCCCCCCGCCACTCCCTTCAGTACAGTCTGCGATGGCGTTGTGACTGCACGTCAGTTTTGCGTAGAGTCTTTTCtgttttaagtttaataaaattttatattttttgatcCACAATTACCTTGTTCAGATCAAAAAATTATCCCCTATTTTCAAGGATTTTTATAGCAAAACTCGTAACTCCCGATTAACTTTctaaaattttcaagaaaaactcGTAACTCCAAATTTTCCAGGTTCaggtgatttaaaaaaaatggttttaacAATCTGACGGCTAAATTTAACTTAACATTATGTAAAAAAACTAAGCAAGTCTTCATGCAAAATTTTTGGTAATGAAGTTTTTTGTGCCTCCTGTAAAATTTGGTCAGATTGAGTTACGAGGTTTGCGATTTAGGCCGATGAATTATGTCACTATTCCGTAGCAcctttttatattcatatatgtagtctgtgcggaaagaaaagagttgtggaatgtatggggcccaattagggttgccaaccgtactatattatatagtattgtactatatgttggctctctgtactatatacttttggaaaaatatatagtacgctataatactatatttccgattaaacgtatgttacacttatgtttagtattttatctaaaagtaccatatttttttgaaatgtactatatttttgatgccctattctggaaaatactatattctaccaaaaaatagttggcaaccctaggcccaatacattccacggctcttttctttccgcgcagactaacaaaagaaaaacaaaatagataaaataaaatatcgttCTTATTATATGCGCCAGCAACTGATATGTGTGAACTCGGTGCCAAGTgaattaatgaaaatataaagctagtcaagcaaatcttgtcagtaaaaaaagacgcgaaattctaattttctatgggacgatatcccttcgcgcctatattttgccgcctttttcttctactgacaagatctgcttgaccagctttatctTAATTCTTACCCGTAATCCACCTGAGGAATGTGGTAACGTACTCATGTTTGACTGCGATCATGTCCGGGCGCAGCTGAACGTCGGTCCGCCAATTCGATCCCATGTGTAGAATGAAGTTCTTAAGCAACTTTCGGTTTAGACAGAGCTGTATGTACAAGAGGGACACTAAAAGAAGATGACATATTCTGAACGCTTAGCATGACTTGCGTTGTCGCTCGCAGCTCATAgcatatacatatacacatacacacacatggTGTAGCGCGATTTAAAGTATGGAGTCGCCCGTGACAACGCAAGTCTTAAAGgggccactgattaacagtttgccggacgatattggcctgtcaaaatgttgacagttccgaacaactgacaggccgatatcgttcggcggactgttaatcagtgggcccctttactaaGCGGTCTGGTCAACTTTATGTATTCTAAGgcccgcgacttcgtttgcGTTGTTAGAAATTGTTAAACTATCTTAGCCTCCGCAACCGCAAGTTGCAATTAATTCCTTGTTATTTACAGCACGTCATAGTAAACGTAGTCACAATAAGAGTGTGATTATATAAAACTAATTACTTATGCTGTTATTTAAAAACGAATTGTGCTTCTATTTTTTTGCTACCTTGCCAAAGGATAAGCGCAGCTGACAAATCAGTGGACAACTGTACTAAGTCAGCTCCCTGGCTGATCCTCTCGAGCACGCCAGCCGTGTGGCTGATTGCCGCCAGGATATTCACTACCAACTTAATCCAACACAAACGCCCCCGCCACGACCCTTCATccattatataaatctgaaagGAGGGCAGAAAAAATTAATTCAGAAGGGCGGTCTGGATGCATTTCATCTCAACCATAATGGTTGTACGTCGCAGGACAAACATTGTTTATAACATCTGTATTCATTACCTGTAATGCAAAATATATTGTTAAATTATTCTGAAATGGTCAGAGTAGTCAACAATTGGCAGTATTAGAAGTATAAGGAGATCTTAGTCCAGGAACGGGATAATTCTAAGCTCCAAAAAAGTCACAATCCATAACAaacaaatacacaaaaaaaaaccgtcTAAATAGCTTCCAATTTGTATGGTATAACGGTACAAGTCTTAGGTCTGTTTTTTACCTGGAAAATTTTTAAATACCAGAAGTGTAGCAACACAAACACCAGTGATCAGTTACACAGACTAATTAATATCTTAAATGCCTACAAACATAGTATAtctacacacaaaaataaaacaaaataagagcaaataatatataataaatagaacGCAAAATACCTGATTCGACTTTATACGATCTAATATGAACTTATACGTTTCTTGAAACATTGGTTCGAAATTCATAAATTCAGACATGTTTGCGGTTAAATGTGGCTCAACTTGGCGGAGTTGGCTTTATATACCGCTGTAAGTCAGTCGTCGGTATAAACGGCGGACGAAGAGTTCCGTAGCTTTTGCATAATCTTTTTGCTTTCAAACGATTTATTTGGAACATGTCGGAATCGTCTCTAcagatcaataatatatttttcacctcagcagctcgaacaagggtactttgctactttaaaacagtgagcaaaatcgcattttgctcactgagtgaaacaaaatgagcaaaatgcgattttgctcactcagtgagcaaaatgcaattttgctcactgtttttaagtagcaaagtacccttgttcgagctgctgaggtgaaaatttaattgttggtatatcttaagaaaacatgagtgaatagaggtaagtgatgaagaaggaacacatgttctcactgctgaggtgaaaaatgttgtgtactacacgagatcaaagttatttacatctcgtgcgcttttgagtcccttactacgctcaagattctaaattagattcactcgctacgctcgtgaatctattatagaatctttcgcttgcacgggactcaaaataagcacccgaagaaatatcaaactttgatctcttgttgtacaaataactatatttatACATAATGAGTGAGGGTGCTCTAATTACTTAGTTCCAGTAgctaatttattttgtaacttaCGAACCATGCATCCACGAGGTCCAAATTCGGAAAAAGAAAAAGCATTTTCTATCATGAAAAAGGGAACATAGTTACGTTGCGGGCAAAAACAAATTTCTTTTCAGCAACATACTGAATTAACACCACATTCATGCTCTGAATCAGTAGTGCCTTTGCGGGTAAATTAGACTAATTTGCCTCCCAGACAGCAAAGGGTTATTCAGAAACGTAGTTCTAAGATGACACAAATTAGATGTCAATAACAGTGTGTCGTCGACATAGTAATGTGCAGGAGCCAGTCTGATATTTGTACTGAGGATGACAATGCGCACACAAGAATGGTACTTAACCTGAGAGTGTGCACGACGCACTTAATATTAAAGTGAAAGTATATactccgacaagaaattgtagaaaaaaagcgccacttcctacgtaactgtcacatttttgacggaaaatgcttttaaacatggtaacaatttagtatggaaattttgtagttcaattttatttgatttctaCTCAGTGGTTGGACTCAGTGGGTCAGTTTCTTTCAGTGGATTTCTACTTGTTTATGTCACACTATACTTACGATTCGATGAATATACGCCTATCTTAAtacgtgaaattttattttgctttGTAAATATAGGAATGTTTTACataaaactttaaataccgtaaaatggggtgagtagggtcaaaactgacattcaaacctcgataacattttatttttacataatgcaAACTGAatagtgtatataataagtgttccggacgtttgtattttagtttttataatataataactttgacgataaacaggaaaacccacctcaccccgtagtccctcgtatttggggtgaatTGGGTTTTCataaaaaggtgattttggaagattgttggatcggttttttttattatgagtattactatagctccatttcaaattggaatacctacattatttttgtagcagtagccttaaaatcccacctcacccccctttcatcccttctctccccattcataacccaactctcaccgcgaaccctactcaccccattttacggtaagtatTGTGCCTCTGtttttacttacatatatttttttatatcttgTCTTCTAAACAAATTTTGTATTTGACTCTTTTTTCGATAATTTTTCCTTAACGGTTCGACGTTCCGGTCTGGATAAATTTTTCTTGTTGAtcgtacttatttttaaatatcctataataaaattaattacaggGTTTCATTTATCGCGTATAATGAAAATATTAACAAACAATTTATCAGATAAAGAAACAAGCTAAACAGGACTGATGTGAGACCATTTTTTGAATGGTGTGGAAATTTTAGTATAACAATGTTACATAATACATAGTTGTAATGGATTTTAACTagcttaattacaaaaaaaaaaattgggaaACTATTATGTGGGTACCTATGTGGGTACCTAGTTTTGCAAATGGTAATTTCGACAGTGgtgaataatattatatttttcctcAGGCTCCCAtggaccacgaacgctgtaaggGGTTCGAAACGTTGGGTGTATGTTAAATTCATTATACGTGATATAATCCGTTCaatatttcatgagtaactatagCGGTAATAgaagaaatattatattaaaaaaaccttCACAAAACTTATattcttatattttaatatttccacGGATCTCTAATAGGTACCACTCGGAGTGGGTTTCGAACGTAATAATATACCAGTGCTTATGAAATATTACTAAATCTTTTAAATCCATGAAAATATAGATCGT contains these protein-coding regions:
- the LOC134654180 gene encoding odorant receptor 85c-like, whose amino-acid sequence is MSEFMNFEPMFQETYKFILDRIKSNQIYIMDEGSWRGRLCWIKLVVNILAAISHTAGVLERISQGADLVQLSTDLSAALILWQVSLLYIQLCLNRKLLKNFILHMGSNWRTDVQLRPDMIAVKHEYVTTFLRWITVFYKALNIYLFLYLLPRLAYIAVKHLILKDSVTFVTPFYVKMPFKYDDKFLLYSLVYLADSKILQDVGYLVCFDLLFMNAAMHHLRLMFVMLQDDLRHVHEGSVKQAENTLKKLIPHHQDLLKLMFELSNAFGAIFIIHLAFFSGTMCFFGFAARVHCSPESIKNLFAANIILVCIYTCCYYGQNLTDASVDVAQAAYESQWQLKSQEYKKCILIIMLRSQKAQYIKSTSFTDVSLQTFTKILNVTWSFLSLITKVYEA